A part of Desulfomicrobium baculatum DSM 4028 genomic DNA contains:
- the ilvD gene encoding dihydroxy-acid dehydratase, with the protein MNRSDKMIKGLEKAPHRSLLFALGMTREEMKRPLIGVVNSANEIVPGHMHLDIIARAVKDGVRMAGGTPMEFPTIGVCDGLAMNHEGMKMSLPSRELIADSIEISATAVPFDGLVFIPNCDKIVPGMLMAMLRLNIPSIMISGGPMLPGKFEGKTIDLITVFEGVGKVKIGSMTEAELERMEECACPGCGSCAGMFTANSMNCLSEALGLSLPGNGTIPAPTSARIRLAKDAGMQVMSLVEKNIRPRDIVTEKSVANGVTVDMALGCSTNTVLHLPAIFREAELDLTLDIFDEISRKTPNLCRLSPAGPHHIADLHEAGGIPAVMNELAASGRIDLEVMTVTGRTLGQNLEALQPRILRPEVIRTVAEPYSKEGGIAILKGNLALDGAVVKQSAVAPEMMQRTGTARVFESEEEAVTAIMGKKIKAGDVVVIRNEGPVGGPGMREMLTPTSAISGLGLGGEVALLTDGRFSGGTRGAAIGHISPEAAEGGIIGLVQEGDLIKIDIPGRSLELLVDEAELEKRRRNWKPYPKEIRSSILRRYSRMASSAAKGAVTKI; encoded by the coding sequence ATGAATCGTAGCGATAAAATGATCAAAGGTTTGGAAAAGGCCCCGCACCGCTCCCTGCTTTTCGCTCTGGGCATGACCCGGGAAGAAATGAAGCGTCCGCTTATCGGCGTGGTCAATTCGGCCAACGAGATCGTGCCGGGACACATGCATCTTGATATCATAGCGAGGGCCGTCAAGGACGGAGTGCGCATGGCCGGAGGCACGCCCATGGAGTTTCCGACCATCGGCGTCTGCGACGGGCTGGCCATGAACCATGAAGGCATGAAGATGAGCCTGCCCAGCCGCGAACTCATCGCCGACTCCATTGAAATTTCGGCCACGGCCGTGCCTTTTGACGGGCTGGTTTTCATCCCCAACTGCGACAAGATCGTGCCTGGCATGCTCATGGCCATGTTGCGCCTCAACATCCCCTCCATCATGATCAGCGGCGGGCCCATGCTGCCGGGCAAATTCGAAGGCAAGACAATCGATCTGATCACGGTCTTCGAGGGTGTGGGCAAGGTCAAGATCGGGAGCATGACCGAAGCGGAGCTTGAGCGCATGGAAGAATGCGCCTGTCCCGGCTGCGGGTCCTGCGCCGGCATGTTCACGGCCAACTCCATGAACTGTCTGTCCGAGGCGTTGGGGCTGTCCCTGCCCGGCAACGGCACCATTCCCGCTCCGACCAGCGCGCGCATCCGTCTGGCCAAGGACGCGGGCATGCAGGTCATGAGCCTGGTCGAAAAGAACATTCGCCCACGCGACATCGTGACCGAAAAAAGCGTGGCCAACGGCGTGACCGTGGACATGGCGCTGGGCTGTTCCACCAACACGGTTTTGCACCTGCCCGCGATTTTCCGCGAGGCCGAGCTTGATCTGACCCTGGACATTTTCGACGAGATCAGCCGCAAGACGCCCAACCTCTGTCGCCTCTCCCCCGCCGGACCGCATCACATAGCGGACCTGCACGAGGCGGGCGGCATCCCGGCCGTCATGAACGAGCTGGCCGCGAGCGGGCGCATCGACCTTGAGGTCATGACCGTGACCGGCCGCACCCTGGGACAGAACCTTGAGGCTCTGCAGCCCCGCATCCTGCGCCCCGAGGTCATCCGCACCGTGGCCGAGCCGTATTCCAAGGAAGGCGGCATCGCCATCTTGAAGGGCAATCTGGCCCTGGACGGCGCGGTGGTGAAACAATCCGCCGTGGCGCCCGAGATGATGCAGCGCACGGGCACGGCCAGGGTCTTCGAGAGCGAGGAAGAGGCCGTGACCGCGATCATGGGCAAAAAGATCAAAGCCGGCGACGTCGTCGTCATCCGTAACGAAGGCCCGGTGGGCGGCCCCGGCATGCGCGAGATGCTGACCCCGACCTCGGCCATCTCCGGCCTTGGCCTGGGCGGCGAAGTGGCGCTGCTGACGGACGGCCGTTTCAGCGGCGGCACGCGCGGGGCGGCCATCGGGCATATCAGCCCGGAGGCGGCCGAAGGCGGAATCATCGGGCTGGTGCAGGAAGGGGATCTGATCAAGATCGACATCCCGGGCCGCAGCCTGGAACTTCTTGTCGACGAGGCGGAACTGGAAAAACGCCGCCGCAACTGGAAGCCCTATCCCAAGGAAATCCGTTCTTCCATCCTGCGTCGCTACAGCCGCATGGCTTCGTCCGCGGCCAAGGGCGCGGTGACTAAAATCTGA
- a CDS encoding cell division protein FtsX: MNVFFQLIGQGVRDLFRAPWSLCMTIAAITLVSFLGGAFLMLVHNLDLQIGSRQGNVQFQVYWKSDVGSEELKEIWSGLASMEGVVNVRTFTPDQALGVLEESFQKNVDLEWMKGRSPLPPTALVECELPQENGKKWATGMVKRLEALPKVEKVTFNPLQVDLLTSWVGLTKMAFWPVTGFLLVVVGLVVGNTIKLALLARRDELEILRFVGASRAYIQFPLLVGGAFQGLLGAGLALGLLKVLHHGIEDMFNVPPLWITISFLPQIHSLAILAILAAVGVLSSLVAFRN; encoded by the coding sequence ATGAACGTATTTTTTCAGCTCATCGGACAAGGCGTGCGGGACTTGTTTCGGGCTCCGTGGTCTTTGTGCATGACCATCGCGGCCATCACCCTGGTTTCTTTTCTGGGCGGGGCATTTCTGATGCTCGTGCACAATCTCGATCTGCAGATCGGCAGCCGCCAGGGCAATGTCCAGTTTCAAGTCTACTGGAAGAGCGATGTCGGTTCCGAGGAATTAAAAGAGATCTGGTCCGGGCTGGCCTCCATGGAAGGGGTGGTCAACGTGCGCACGTTTACTCCTGATCAGGCTCTTGGCGTGCTGGAGGAATCGTTTCAGAAGAATGTGGATCTGGAATGGATGAAAGGCCGAAGCCCCCTGCCGCCGACGGCTCTGGTCGAGTGCGAGCTGCCTCAGGAAAATGGAAAGAAATGGGCCACGGGCATGGTCAAGCGTCTTGAAGCCTTGCCCAAGGTCGAGAAGGTGACCTTCAATCCCCTGCAGGTCGACCTGTTGACCTCCTGGGTCGGATTGACCAAGATGGCCTTCTGGCCGGTGACCGGCTTTTTGCTTGTCGTGGTGGGCCTTGTGGTCGGCAACACCATCAAGCTTGCCCTCTTGGCCCGACGTGATGAACTTGAAATCCTGCGCTTTGTGGGTGCAAGCCGTGCGTACATACAGTTTCCATTGCTCGTGGGCGGAGCCTTCCAGGGACTCCTGGGCGCAGGCCTGGCCCTGGGTCTGCTGAAGGTTTTGCACCACGGCATCGAAGACATGTTCAATGTTCCGCCCCTGTGGATAACCATATCTTTTCTGCCGCAGATACACAGTCTGGCCATTCTTGCAATTTTGGCGGCCGTTGGAGTTTTGAGCTCCCTTGTCGCTTTTCGCAATTAA
- the rfbA gene encoding glucose-1-phosphate thymidylyltransferase RfbA, whose translation MKGIILAGGSGTRLYPLTLGTSKQLLPVYDKPLIYYPLSILMLAGIKDILIISTPQDLPRFKDVLGDGSHLGLTFSYIAQPSPDGLAQAFILGADFIGQDSVCLVLGDNIIYGEGLSKVLKDCAELDKGGIVFGYPVKDPQRYGVVEFDSSGQVVSIEEKPLKPKSKYVIPGIYFYDNAVVDIAKKLRPSPRGELEITDVNREYLRRGSLKVELLGRGYAWLDAGTHESLQQAGSFVQAIQDRQGFKIACIEEIAFSKGFIDAEQLKLLAAKFKKNEYGKYLHEIAEESF comes from the coding sequence ATGAAAGGAATCATTCTGGCCGGAGGATCGGGCACCCGCCTTTATCCCTTGACCCTCGGCACCAGCAAGCAGCTTCTTCCCGTTTATGACAAGCCCCTTATCTACTATCCCCTCTCCATTCTCATGCTGGCGGGAATTAAAGACATCCTCATCATCTCGACGCCCCAGGACCTGCCGCGCTTCAAGGATGTGCTCGGAGACGGCAGCCACCTTGGCCTCACTTTTTCCTACATAGCGCAGCCTTCGCCCGACGGTCTGGCCCAGGCCTTCATCCTGGGCGCGGACTTCATCGGGCAGGACAGCGTCTGCCTTGTCCTGGGCGACAACATCATCTACGGCGAAGGCCTGTCCAAGGTCCTCAAAGACTGCGCCGAACTTGACAAGGGCGGCATCGTCTTCGGCTATCCGGTCAAGGACCCGCAACGCTACGGAGTCGTTGAGTTCGACTCTTCTGGCCAGGTCGTCAGCATCGAGGAAAAGCCGCTCAAACCAAAATCAAAGTATGTTATCCCGGGTATTTATTTCTACGACAACGCTGTTGTCGACATCGCGAAAAAGCTGCGGCCTTCCCCGCGCGGAGAGCTTGAGATCACCGATGTCAATCGCGAATACCTGCGCCGAGGCAGCCTCAAAGTTGAGCTGCTCGGCCGCGGATATGCCTGGCTGGACGCCGGAACCCACGAATCCCTGCAGCAGGCCGGCAGCTTTGTGCAAGCCATCCAGGACAGGCAGGGCTTCAAGATCGCCTGCATCGAAGAGATCGCTTTTTCAAAAGGGTTCATCGACGCGGAGCAACTCAAGCTCCTGGCCGCAAAATTCAAAAAAAACGAGTACGGAAAATATCTGCATGAAATCGCCGAAGAGTCATTTTAA
- a CDS encoding cell division ATP-binding protein FtsE codes for MISISKLSYSFGRQLALKDINFCMKPGEFVFLCGPSGAGKTTFMRILHGALPVQRGKADVAGYDLNTLPESRKHLLRRDVSVVFQDFKILTNQTVFANVALPLKVRGIGQHIIEKRVRAVLRSLHLDHKTGAPCEELSGGEQQRVAVARAVVVKPKLLLADEPTGNLDHELSMRMMDIFQQFHKFGTSIMIATHNREIMERMADARIVTLEDGTMREGCAPSGGRP; via the coding sequence ATGATCAGCATTTCCAAGCTTTCCTACTCTTTTGGCAGGCAGCTGGCATTGAAAGACATTAATTTTTGCATGAAGCCCGGCGAGTTCGTATTTCTGTGCGGGCCATCCGGGGCCGGGAAGACCACCTTCATGCGCATCCTGCACGGCGCGCTGCCCGTTCAACGCGGAAAGGCCGATGTGGCCGGCTATGATCTGAACACCCTGCCCGAGAGCCGCAAACATCTGTTGCGCCGCGACGTAAGCGTGGTCTTTCAGGATTTCAAGATTCTGACCAACCAGACCGTTTTCGCCAATGTCGCCTTGCCATTGAAGGTACGCGGAATCGGACAGCACATCATCGAGAAACGGGTTCGGGCGGTGCTGAGGAGCCTGCATCTCGATCACAAGACCGGAGCGCCCTGCGAGGAATTGTCCGGCGGCGAACAGCAGCGGGTGGCCGTGGCCAGGGCCGTGGTCGTCAAACCGAAACTGCTCCTGGCCGATGAACCCACGGGCAATCTCGACCACGAACTGTCCATGCGCATGATGGATATATTTCAACAATTTCATAAGTTTGGAACTTCGATTATGATAGCGACCCATAACCGTGAAATTATGGAACGCATGGCCGATGCGCGGATCGTGACTCTGGAGGACGGGACCATGCGCGAAGGCTGCGCCCCCTCCGGAGGTCGGCCATGA
- a CDS encoding class I SAM-dependent methyltransferase produces the protein MHWNRESAARYDKWAGSTRGSFALQQEEKLLQSVIAPWPRRKQKLIDIGCGTGTFLEFFWSCGFDLTGMDKSPDMLARAREKIGHRADLHLGSAEHLPFEDREFDYASLMTVLEFVEDPGLALREAARVARKGLLISFLNRTSLYRLSVRLEKKKSALNEARWFSWLEMRALILKNLSPGGIEARSILLGPPCTWNFAPVIRYLNSTPVFPWMGAFTTVRVDLTAPRAQTPLMAWNTEPTT, from the coding sequence ATGCATTGGAACCGGGAAAGCGCAGCCCGCTATGATAAATGGGCCGGGAGCACGCGGGGAAGCTTCGCTCTGCAGCAGGAGGAAAAACTGCTGCAGAGCGTTATCGCACCGTGGCCCAGGCGCAAGCAGAAACTCATAGACATTGGCTGCGGAACGGGAACGTTTCTGGAGTTTTTTTGGTCCTGCGGGTTTGACCTGACGGGCATGGATAAAAGCCCGGACATGTTGGCCCGGGCCCGGGAGAAGATAGGCCATCGCGCCGACCTGCATCTCGGGAGCGCGGAGCATCTGCCTTTCGAGGATCGCGAATTCGACTACGCTTCGCTCATGACGGTGCTCGAATTCGTGGAAGATCCGGGTCTGGCCCTGCGCGAAGCGGCGCGTGTGGCGCGCAAGGGGCTGCTCATCAGCTTTTTGAACCGGACGTCTTTGTACAGGCTGTCCGTACGGCTGGAAAAAAAGAAATCCGCACTGAACGAGGCGCGCTGGTTCTCCTGGCTCGAAATGCGCGCCCTGATCCTGAAAAACCTTTCCCCGGGCGGTATCGAAGCCAGGTCCATTCTCCTTGGCCCGCCCTGCACCTGGAATTTTGCCCCGGTCATCCGCTATCTGAACAGCACTCCGGTCTTCCCCTGGATGGGGGCCTTCACGACGGTGCGCGTCGACCTGACCGCTCCTCGCGCCCAGACGCCTCTCATGGCCTGGAACACCGAGCCTACAACGTAA
- a CDS encoding vitamin B12-dependent ribonucleotide reductase produces MDVMKMPADLPDVSLNSNAELVLKKRYQRKGLDGTPIETAKEMFWRVAASIASMEKNYPSSPFKPKDLARTFYSLMTEYDFLPNSPTLMNAGTELGQLAACFVLPVGDSMDEIFDAVKNAALIHKSGGGTGFSFTRLRPKDSRVGSTGGVASGPISFLKIFNTATEQVKQGGTRRGANMGILRVDHPDILEFIRAKEREGDLNNFNLSVALTEKFMQAVENDEEYPLVAPQSQEVIEKLKAREVFELLVRKAWESGDPGIIFIDRINRDNPNPDQGEIESTNPCGEQPLLPYEACNLGSINLARFVREKDEGVEIDWDRLREVVHLSVRFLDNVIDASEYPLDRITETVRKNRKIGLGVMGWADLLYQLGLPYDSRRAIVLAEQMMNFIQKEARSASKELAKERGPFPSYETSIYKEQNLGPYRHATTTTIAPTGTLSIIAGCSSGVEPLFALCFVRQVMDGEKLTEANSFFVKALHDQGCYSEKLMAEVIEKGSVKNMDFLPEELRNVYVTSMDIEPQWHLKMQAAFQKHTDNAVSKTVNLPNSATQEDIYQIYWMAYEEGCKGVTVYRDGCKSVQVLCTGDGNKEEKKSDECRPMDRPDIVYGFTQKVRTGLGDLYLTVNEVNGKPFEVFTTIGRSGRSITAKAEAIGRLVSLALRSGVHVREIVKQLKGIGGEHPVFQKKGMLLSIPDAVSWVLENKYLQGTTPSSSYKSLSKTECPECMTELVFQEGCFVCPSCGFTKCG; encoded by the coding sequence ATGGACGTTATGAAAATGCCGGCTGATCTGCCCGACGTGAGTCTCAATTCCAACGCCGAGTTGGTGCTCAAAAAACGTTACCAGCGCAAAGGACTGGACGGAACGCCCATTGAGACAGCGAAGGAAATGTTCTGGAGAGTGGCGGCAAGCATAGCATCCATGGAAAAGAACTACCCGTCTTCGCCTTTCAAACCCAAGGATCTGGCCCGCACGTTTTACTCCTTGATGACCGAGTACGATTTTCTGCCCAATTCCCCGACCCTCATGAACGCCGGCACGGAACTGGGACAACTGGCGGCCTGCTTCGTATTGCCTGTCGGCGACTCCATGGACGAGATCTTCGACGCGGTGAAGAACGCGGCGCTGATCCACAAGTCCGGCGGCGGCACGGGCTTTTCCTTCACCCGTCTGCGTCCCAAGGACAGCCGGGTCGGTTCCACCGGCGGCGTTGCTTCGGGCCCCATCTCCTTTCTCAAGATTTTCAACACGGCCACCGAGCAGGTCAAACAGGGTGGAACCAGGCGCGGAGCCAACATGGGCATCCTGCGCGTCGACCATCCCGATATCCTGGAATTCATCCGGGCCAAGGAACGCGAGGGGGACCTCAATAATTTCAACCTGTCCGTGGCCCTGACCGAAAAATTCATGCAGGCCGTGGAGAATGACGAGGAATATCCCCTTGTCGCCCCCCAGTCGCAGGAAGTCATCGAAAAGCTCAAAGCCCGCGAAGTCTTCGAGCTCCTGGTGCGCAAGGCCTGGGAGAGCGGAGATCCGGGAATCATCTTCATCGACCGCATCAACCGCGACAACCCCAATCCGGACCAGGGCGAGATCGAGAGCACCAACCCTTGCGGCGAACAGCCCCTGCTGCCTTACGAGGCCTGCAACCTCGGTTCCATCAATCTGGCCCGTTTCGTGCGCGAAAAGGACGAGGGCGTTGAAATCGACTGGGACAGGCTGCGTGAAGTGGTGCATTTGAGCGTACGCTTTCTGGACAACGTCATCGACGCTTCGGAATACCCGCTGGACCGCATCACGGAGACTGTGCGCAAGAACAGAAAGATCGGGCTTGGAGTAATGGGCTGGGCCGATCTTCTGTACCAGTTGGGCCTGCCCTACGACAGCCGCCGGGCCATCGTGCTCGCCGAGCAGATGATGAATTTCATCCAAAAGGAAGCCAGATCCGCTTCCAAGGAACTGGCCAAGGAGCGTGGTCCCTTTCCGTCCTACGAGACCTCCATCTACAAGGAACAGAATCTGGGGCCTTACCGCCATGCCACGACCACGACCATTGCCCCCACAGGCACCCTGTCCATCATCGCCGGATGTTCCTCCGGGGTGGAGCCTCTTTTCGCCCTGTGCTTCGTGCGTCAGGTCATGGACGGCGAAAAGCTGACCGAGGCCAACAGCTTTTTCGTCAAAGCCCTGCACGACCAGGGATGCTATTCCGAAAAGCTCATGGCCGAGGTGATTGAAAAAGGCTCGGTCAAGAACATGGATTTTCTCCCTGAAGAGCTCAGGAACGTCTACGTGACTTCCATGGACATCGAGCCGCAGTGGCATCTGAAGATGCAGGCGGCCTTCCAGAAGCACACCGACAATGCCGTCTCCAAAACGGTCAACCTGCCCAATTCCGCTACCCAGGAAGACATCTACCAGATCTATTGGATGGCCTACGAAGAAGGCTGCAAAGGCGTCACGGTTTACCGCGACGGCTGCAAGAGCGTGCAGGTCCTGTGCACCGGAGATGGCAATAAGGAAGAGAAGAAGAGTGACGAGTGCCGCCCCATGGACCGGCCCGACATCGTCTACGGATTCACGCAGAAGGTCCGCACGGGCCTTGGCGACCTGTATCTGACGGTCAACGAGGTCAACGGCAAGCCTTTCGAGGTTTTCACCACCATCGGCCGCTCGGGCAGATCCATCACCGCCAAGGCCGAAGCCATTGGCCGGCTGGTTTCCCTGGCGCTTCGCTCGGGCGTGCATGTTCGTGAAATAGTCAAGCAGCTCAAAGGGATCGGAGGGGAGCATCCGGTTTTTCAGAAAAAGGGCATGCTCCTTTCCATTCCCGATGCGGTATCCTGGGTGCTCGAAAACAAGTATCTGCAAGGTACCACTCCGAGCAGTTCCTACAAATCCCTGTCCAAGACCGAATGCCCCGAATGCATGACGGAGCTGGTCTTTCAGGAAGGGTGCTTTGTCTGTCCGTCCTGCGGCTTCACCAAGTGTGGATGA
- a CDS encoding response regulator — protein MDKNITVMVVEDILSARETVLNLLKALGLTHFLEAENGEEALEKIKNSTPGLIISDWNMPKMNGLGLLRAVRSRPESPYIPFIFLTSKSEVEDVALASDGGASAYLVKPVTIKALAEALNTVFNGGFEQDFELLKVEIQNLCAAKEQAKAVDLLRRFELLYPAQAQRIRLAHVRVLMEFSDFPKAEEMLCDILASNPLFARGWEAMAKIQSWQGMWDQALAAADKAVSISPNNTEYHILRGSINLHKEDLHEARKNFMTALNIDRKNDQIKQDIWNAYVDLDMVDEVQRDFGSYIFSSLTCDTLNNMAVAYRRKGELARAVEIYRAALAKEPDNPKILFNAAVAYVNRKQYARAKSLLAHALGNDPEFEKAKALLKQISVHEHKNDEAEKSGDQI, from the coding sequence ATGGACAAAAATATCACCGTCATGGTGGTTGAAGATATCCTGTCTGCCCGGGAGACGGTTTTGAACTTGCTGAAAGCATTGGGTTTAACCCATTTTCTGGAAGCGGAAAATGGCGAGGAGGCTCTGGAAAAAATCAAGAACAGCACCCCCGGCCTGATCATTTCCGACTGGAACATGCCGAAGATGAACGGCCTTGGCTTGTTGCGGGCTGTGCGTTCCCGGCCGGAATCGCCCTATATTCCCTTTATTTTTCTGACTTCCAAATCCGAGGTGGAGGATGTGGCCCTGGCTTCGGATGGAGGCGCTTCAGCGTATCTGGTCAAGCCTGTGACCATCAAGGCTTTGGCCGAGGCCTTGAACACGGTTTTCAATGGCGGCTTTGAACAGGATTTTGAACTGCTCAAAGTCGAGATCCAGAATTTGTGCGCGGCGAAGGAACAGGCCAAGGCCGTTGATCTGCTGCGTCGTTTTGAACTCCTCTACCCTGCCCAGGCGCAGCGGATACGGCTTGCGCATGTGCGGGTGCTGATGGAATTTTCGGATTTTCCAAAGGCCGAGGAGATGCTGTGCGACATTCTGGCCTCAAACCCGCTCTTCGCCCGAGGCTGGGAGGCCATGGCCAAGATCCAGTCCTGGCAGGGAATGTGGGACCAGGCATTGGCTGCTGCGGACAAAGCTGTTTCCATCAGTCCGAACAATACCGAATACCATATCCTGCGGGGCTCCATCAATCTTCACAAGGAAGATCTGCACGAGGCCAGGAAAAATTTCATGACCGCCCTCAACATCGACCGTAAGAACGATCAGATCAAGCAGGACATCTGGAACGCCTATGTGGATCTGGACATGGTCGATGAGGTGCAGCGCGATTTCGGCTCGTACATTTTTTCATCCCTGACCTGCGACACCTTGAACAACATGGCCGTGGCCTATCGGCGCAAGGGCGAGCTGGCCCGGGCTGTCGAAATCTACCGCGCGGCCCTGGCCAAGGAACCCGATAATCCCAAAATTCTGTTCAACGCCGCCGTGGCCTATGTGAACAGAAAACAATACGCTCGGGCCAAGTCGCTTCTGGCCCACGCCCTGGGCAATGATCCCGAGTTCGAAAAAGCCAAGGCGCTCCTCAAACAGATCAGCGTTCACGAGCACAAAAACGACGAAGCCGAGAAATCCGGGGACCAAATATGA
- a CDS encoding class I fructose-bisphosphate aldolase, which produces MIGYLRKAARLFHPGSKRTIILPLDHGLSEGNIPGLEDLGSLLRGVQHLPTQGVILHKGMVMAHANEIRLDQSLIVHLSAGTRHGLPSYNKALVCSVQEALRLGADMVSMHINIGNDLEDRMLSDLGACVEEAHQLGLPLLAMIYARGGQIVNENDPSLVAHSIRIGAELGADVVKVPYCGNNQSFARAIASCPVPVVMSGGPRSGDFKSFLRSVRETLDAGVAGMCIGRNVFQQENPAKALEEICNLVHGKG; this is translated from the coding sequence ATGATCGGATACCTGCGCAAGGCGGCCCGCCTCTTTCATCCGGGATCCAAACGAACCATCATCCTGCCGCTGGATCATGGACTTTCCGAAGGGAACATCCCCGGTTTGGAAGATCTGGGAAGTCTGCTTCGCGGGGTGCAGCACCTGCCCACCCAGGGCGTGATCCTGCACAAGGGCATGGTCATGGCCCACGCCAATGAGATTCGCCTGGACCAGTCCCTCATCGTGCATCTCTCCGCCGGCACCCGCCACGGCCTACCCTCGTACAACAAGGCCCTGGTCTGCTCCGTGCAGGAAGCCTTGCGCCTTGGCGCGGACATGGTCTCCATGCACATCAACATCGGCAACGACCTTGAAGACCGCATGCTCTCGGATCTCGGCGCCTGCGTGGAAGAGGCGCACCAGCTGGGCCTGCCGCTCCTGGCCATGATCTACGCCCGCGGCGGACAGATCGTGAACGAGAACGACCCGTCCCTGGTGGCGCACAGTATCCGTATCGGCGCGGAGCTTGGCGCGGACGTGGTCAAGGTGCCCTATTGCGGCAACAACCAGAGCTTCGCCCGGGCCATCGCGTCCTGCCCCGTGCCCGTGGTCATGAGCGGAGGACCGCGCAGCGGCGATTTCAAATCCTTCCTGCGCTCGGTACGCGAAACCCTGGATGCCGGAGTGGCCGGGATGTGCATCGGACGCAACGTCTTCCAGCAGGAAAACCCTGCCAAGGCCCTGGAAGAAATCTGCAACCTGGTGCATGGGAAGGGATAA
- a CDS encoding GAF domain-containing sensor histidine kinase produces the protein MEQSNGIEQFLRSMMAILASRAMSAAEKLHCGGMLIQTRIKSRNASVMLFDEDKQELKVVAASRQEIVGLTQPLSPESISGYVCTHKAPLLIKDIESDSRFCCRNGGYKTTSLISVPLLSDQERVIGVINVSDKEGGGPFTESDLSALLEYAGWITPLIESLGMFERLETEKERYQELAQELEIKQKELIIASTERSELVQMVVHDFKSPLSAVISNMDLLSYLGPSESQQPIIETAFKGATKLLEMIDEFLHIARVDECQERGVILRPVSFLPLVRGQVEALMPLAREKNMSIENQCELDVHVLGDPMLLEHLVQNLISNAIKYTPSNGRIRIGMGAWESRRTADPTHTVLKFWVEDNGEGIEDRYKESIFDKFVRTEKSVESGIKGTGIGLFICRKIVNMFQGKIWVEDVIPHGSRFCVILFIPGEN, from the coding sequence ATGGAGCAGTCTAACGGGATAGAGCAGTTTTTGCGGAGCATGATGGCCATCCTGGCCAGCAGAGCCATGAGCGCGGCCGAAAAACTGCATTGCGGCGGCATGCTTATCCAGACCAGGATCAAAAGCCGTAACGCCTCGGTCATGTTGTTCGACGAGGACAAGCAGGAACTCAAAGTCGTGGCCGCCAGCAGACAGGAGATAGTGGGGCTGACTCAGCCCCTTTCTCCGGAAAGCATCTCCGGATATGTTTGCACGCACAAAGCCCCGCTTTTGATCAAGGATATCGAGAGCGACAGTCGCTTTTGCTGCCGCAACGGCGGTTACAAGACTACCTCGCTCATTTCCGTGCCCCTGCTTTCCGATCAGGAGCGGGTCATCGGGGTTATCAATGTCTCCGACAAGGAAGGCGGCGGCCCCTTCACGGAGTCCGACCTGTCCGCCCTGCTCGAATACGCCGGGTGGATCACTCCCCTGATCGAGAGTCTGGGAATGTTCGAGAGGCTTGAGACGGAAAAAGAGCGCTATCAGGAATTGGCGCAGGAACTCGAAATCAAGCAGAAAGAGCTGATCATCGCCTCCACCGAGCGCTCCGAACTGGTGCAGATGGTGGTCCACGATTTCAAGAGCCCCCTTTCGGCCGTCATCTCCAACATGGATCTGTTGTCGTATCTTGGACCCAGTGAATCCCAGCAGCCGATCATTGAAACAGCCTTTAAAGGCGCGACCAAGCTTCTGGAAATGATCGACGAGTTCCTGCACATCGCGCGGGTCGACGAATGTCAGGAGCGGGGAGTCATCCTGCGTCCGGTTTCTTTTTTGCCCCTGGTGCGCGGGCAGGTCGAAGCGCTTATGCCCTTGGCCCGTGAAAAGAACATGAGCATTGAAAATCAGTGCGAACTCGACGTTCACGTGCTGGGCGATCCCATGCTTCTTGAGCATCTGGTCCAGAACCTGATTTCAAACGCCATCAAATATACGCCAAGCAACGGTCGGATCAGGATCGGAATGGGCGCCTGGGAATCGCGCAGGACCGCGGACCCCACGCATACGGTGCTTAAATTCTGGGTCGAGGACAATGGCGAGGGGATTGAAGACCGCTACAAGGAATCCATTTTCGACAAGTTCGTACGCACGGAAAAATCAGTTGAGAGCGGAATAAAAGGGACCGGAATCGGGCTTTTCATCTGTCGCAAGATCGTGAACATGTTTCAAGGCAAGATCTGGGTGGAGGACGTCATTCCGCACGGCAGCAGATTTTGCGTCATTCTTTTCATTCCCGGGGAAAATTGA